In a genomic window of Myxococcaceae bacterium JPH2:
- a CDS encoding DEAD/DEAH box helicase — MSAPFESLGLSPESLGAVKRARYHTPTPIQAQAIPPALAGRDVIGCAATGTGKTAAYLLPLAERLAGARNTLGLVLAPTRELAQQVAEEARFFGEPRGVTHALIVGGEDMNAQVEALRAKPILIIATPGRLVDLLRVRAVNLSHVRALVLDEADRMLDMGFLPQINELLGALHRERQTLLFSATLGADVTRFAQQHMHKPVRVEVTRSGTPAPLAAQALYTLEPEEKLPLLISLLAEDQLSALVFVRTQMRADKVREGLARAGIKSAALHAGRTQAQRKQALEGFRRGQYRALVATDIAARGLDVDDIGHVISMDVPHAPEDYVHRIGRTARAGASGKASMFATPRDAHGVRDIERIIRQAIPRADVPREDPIFVAELAQYHARQRDPGPPQASHGVSNRPQNQEPGRHARSHRKGGPGTPHGR; from the coding sequence GTGAGCGCCCCGTTCGAGTCCCTTGGCCTGTCCCCTGAATCCCTCGGCGCGGTGAAGCGTGCGCGCTACCACACGCCCACGCCCATCCAGGCCCAGGCCATTCCGCCCGCGCTCGCCGGCCGCGACGTCATCGGCTGCGCGGCCACTGGCACCGGCAAGACGGCCGCGTATCTGCTGCCGCTCGCGGAGCGACTCGCTGGGGCTCGCAATACGCTCGGCCTCGTGCTGGCCCCCACCCGCGAGCTGGCCCAGCAGGTGGCCGAAGAGGCGCGCTTCTTCGGTGAGCCCCGAGGTGTCACGCACGCCCTCATCGTGGGCGGCGAGGACATGAATGCCCAGGTCGAGGCCCTGCGCGCCAAGCCCATCCTCATCATCGCGACGCCGGGTCGGCTCGTGGACCTGCTGCGCGTGCGCGCCGTCAACCTCTCCCACGTGAGGGCGCTCGTGCTGGATGAGGCGGACCGGATGCTCGACATGGGCTTCCTGCCGCAGATCAACGAGCTGCTCGGCGCGCTCCACCGCGAGCGACAGACGCTGTTGTTCTCCGCCACGCTCGGCGCGGACGTCACCCGCTTCGCGCAGCAGCACATGCACAAGCCCGTGCGCGTGGAGGTGACTCGGAGCGGCACGCCCGCGCCCCTCGCCGCCCAGGCCCTCTACACGCTGGAGCCCGAGGAGAAGCTCCCCCTGCTCATCTCGCTGCTCGCCGAGGATCAGTTGAGCGCGCTCGTCTTCGTGCGCACGCAGATGCGCGCGGACAAGGTGCGCGAGGGGCTGGCCCGCGCCGGCATCAAGTCCGCGGCGCTCCACGCGGGCCGCACCCAGGCCCAGCGCAAGCAGGCGCTGGAGGGCTTCCGCCGAGGGCAGTACCGCGCGCTCGTCGCCACGGACATCGCCGCGCGCGGCCTGGACGTGGATGACATTGGCCACGTCATCAGCATGGACGTGCCGCACGCGCCCGAGGACTACGTCCACCGCATCGGGCGAACCGCTCGCGCTGGCGCCAGTGGCAAGGCCTCGATGTTCGCCACCCCGCGCGACGCGCATGGGGTGCGGGACATCGAGCGCATCATCCGGCAGGCCATCCCCCGCGCCGACGTGCCCCGGGAGGACCCCATCTTCGTGGCGGAGCTGGCCCAGTACCACGCGCGGCAGCGAGACCCGGGCCCGCCGCAGGCGTCCCATGGGGTCTCCAACCGGCCCCAGAACCAGGAGCCCGGGCGCCATGCGCGTTCCCATCGCAAGGGCGGCCCGGGCACTCCTCACGGGCGCTGA
- a CDS encoding sensor histidine kinase translates to MEPELALGEENPANDLRARVREVLDRRKLTDSVSAEQAAASWEQDRFVARARALFYARMMFLTLGLLILAVPAWSGYFDLTGPLSFVGYFTMLLYSVANLLVIDHPRAGRWVTYLTLCFDLVITVVLIAKPQVGGGLQSPLLATQLLFTTLFAILFPKPLAILPPLLALPITTRLDLLLNRSVTAVELLTLLWYLALNFIIVYVLVYLNEREATAHREVVSLQGDLKELAVVEERNRLAREIHDGLGASLSSMIIQAEYILNLAGDEGMRSEIRELKATAEESIEELRRNLRMMREDFELDQGLGDYVTTFTERTGLDIRFERTGATRKLPPDAQLALFRILQECLSNAVKHAEARKVLVRLDFGEARVDLIVRDDGKGFDPSRTPRGHYGLLNMRERAMKLGGSLIVDSAPGAGAQVAFSLPCTLD, encoded by the coding sequence ATGGAACCCGAACTCGCCCTGGGCGAGGAGAACCCGGCCAATGACCTGCGCGCCCGCGTGCGCGAGGTGCTGGACCGGCGCAAGCTCACCGACAGCGTCTCCGCCGAGCAGGCCGCGGCCTCCTGGGAACAGGACCGCTTCGTGGCGAGGGCCCGCGCGCTCTTCTACGCGCGAATGATGTTCCTCACCCTGGGCCTGCTCATCCTCGCCGTGCCCGCGTGGAGCGGATACTTCGACCTGACCGGCCCCCTGTCCTTCGTGGGCTACTTCACGATGCTGCTCTACAGCGTCGCGAACCTGCTCGTCATCGACCACCCACGCGCCGGCCGCTGGGTGACGTACCTCACGCTCTGCTTCGACCTGGTCATCACGGTCGTGCTCATCGCCAAACCCCAGGTCGGCGGCGGCTTGCAGAGTCCCCTCCTGGCGACCCAGCTCCTCTTCACCACGCTGTTCGCCATCCTCTTCCCCAAGCCGCTGGCCATCCTGCCGCCCCTGTTGGCGCTGCCCATCACCACCCGGCTGGATCTGCTGCTCAACCGCTCCGTGACGGCCGTGGAGCTGCTCACGCTCCTCTGGTACCTCGCGCTCAACTTCATCATCGTCTACGTGCTCGTGTACCTGAACGAGCGCGAGGCCACCGCGCACCGCGAGGTCGTCTCGCTCCAAGGGGACCTCAAGGAGCTGGCGGTCGTCGAGGAGCGCAACCGGCTGGCGCGCGAGATTCACGACGGCCTGGGCGCGTCGCTCTCGTCGATGATCATCCAGGCCGAGTACATCCTGAACCTCGCGGGTGACGAGGGCATGCGCTCGGAGATTCGCGAGCTGAAGGCCACCGCCGAGGAGTCCATCGAGGAGCTGCGCCGCAACCTGCGGATGATGCGCGAGGACTTCGAGCTGGACCAAGGCCTGGGCGACTACGTCACCACGTTCACCGAGCGCACCGGCCTGGACATCCGCTTCGAGCGCACGGGCGCGACGCGCAAGCTGCCCCCCGACGCGCAGCTCGCGCTCTTCCGCATCCTCCAGGAGTGCCTCTCCAACGCCGTGAAGCACGCCGAGGCCCGCAAGGTGCTGGTGCGGTTGGACTTCGGCGAAGCGCGCGTGGACCTCATCGTCCGCGATGACGGCAAGGGCTTCGACCCGAGCCGCACGCCGCGCGGACACTACGGATTGTTGAACATGCGCGAGCGAGCCATGAAGCTCGGCGGCTCGCTCATCGTGGACTCGGCCCCGGGCGCTGGTGCGCAGGTGGCCTTCTCTCTGCCCTGCACCCTCGACTGA
- a CDS encoding DUF1109 domain-containing protein, with translation MRPSLDTLLSRDPASPSPEALQRALDSARHELAVAPRATSWRKQAWVAVGISVGLVFAVAAVLLAVGQSSVGVMLGRAPLLGLLLLTCALCAWSALVPRGRSVRRWSLGLAWVTATVLVLARGTPPEASELPGWVCTASHVAAAMGPLAWMLIALRGTAFDPRRALAAGLAVGTTGACVGELACQQDWHHVAVWHLLAWGLVALASVALSSLLKPRSYAP, from the coding sequence ATGCGACCGTCTCTCGACACCCTCCTCTCTCGTGACCCGGCCAGCCCGAGCCCCGAGGCGTTGCAGCGCGCGCTCGACTCCGCGCGCCACGAACTCGCCGTCGCGCCGCGCGCCACGAGCTGGCGCAAGCAGGCCTGGGTCGCGGTCGGAATCAGTGTCGGCCTGGTGTTCGCGGTCGCGGCCGTGCTCCTCGCCGTGGGTCAGTCCTCGGTGGGCGTGATGCTCGGCCGTGCGCCCCTGCTCGGGTTGCTGCTGCTCACCTGTGCCCTGTGCGCCTGGAGCGCGCTGGTGCCGCGAGGTCGGAGCGTGCGGCGCTGGAGCCTGGGCCTGGCCTGGGTCACCGCCACCGTGCTCGTGCTGGCGCGAGGGACGCCCCCCGAGGCGTCCGAGCTACCCGGCTGGGTCTGCACCGCGAGCCATGTGGCCGCCGCGATGGGGCCGCTTGCGTGGATGCTCATCGCGCTTCGCGGCACGGCGTTCGACCCACGTCGCGCGCTCGCCGCCGGACTCGCCGTGGGCACGACAGGTGCCTGCGTGGGCGAGCTTGCGTGTCAGCAAGACTGGCATCACGTGGCCGTCTGGCACCTGCTCGCCTGGGGCCTCGTGGCGCTCGCCTCGGTCGCGCTGTCTTCCCTGCTCAAACCCAGGTCCTACGCACCATGA
- a CDS encoding Carotenogenesis protein CarS: protein MKHNGSLILNEDVDGAPVHLGATVKIVGATPDDPIAQRFLGRLGIVTGLVYDDPARQFPADPLIQVRVRGLGDDLFFAEELELAPEWVRRNLTELRESTRGARRERQARVP from the coding sequence ATGAAACACAATGGCTCCCTCATCCTGAACGAGGACGTGGACGGCGCCCCCGTGCACCTGGGCGCGACGGTGAAGATTGTCGGAGCGACTCCGGATGACCCCATCGCCCAGCGCTTCCTGGGGCGGCTGGGAATCGTGACGGGCCTCGTCTACGACGATCCGGCCCGACAATTCCCAGCGGATCCACTCATCCAGGTCCGCGTGCGAGGACTCGGTGACGACCTGTTCTTCGCCGAGGAGCTGGAGCTGGCACCCGAGTGGGTGCGCCGCAACCTGACCGAGCTGCGCGAGTCCACACGCGGAGCCCGCCGAGAGCGGCAGGCCCGCGTGCCCTGA
- a CDS encoding sigma-70 family RNA polymerase sigma factor codes for MGSPSDEALMEEFRAGQLDAFEVLFARHSRRVHGFLARMVRDGPLAEDLLQTTFLSVIRARGRFEPGTRFAPWLLTIAANAARDALKHQRHVHAYVQERPRGPGTPADSSDAWEVRHQLEDALQQLPPEQREAVVLSKIEGWSFEEIAELRGISAGAARLRAHRGYERLRSLLGEMETV; via the coding sequence ATGGGGAGCCCCTCGGACGAAGCACTCATGGAAGAGTTCCGCGCCGGCCAGCTCGATGCGTTCGAGGTGCTGTTCGCGCGGCACTCGCGCCGCGTGCACGGCTTCCTGGCCCGCATGGTGCGGGACGGGCCGCTCGCGGAGGACCTGCTCCAGACGACGTTCCTGTCGGTCATCCGAGCCCGAGGCCGCTTCGAGCCGGGCACGCGCTTCGCTCCGTGGCTGTTGACCATCGCGGCGAACGCGGCCCGGGACGCACTGAAGCATCAGCGGCACGTCCACGCGTACGTGCAGGAGCGGCCCCGGGGCCCCGGAACCCCCGCGGACAGCTCGGACGCATGGGAGGTACGGCATCAGCTTGAGGACGCCCTCCAGCAGCTTCCTCCCGAGCAGCGCGAGGCCGTGGTCCTTAGCAAGATCGAAGGCTGGTCCTTCGAGGAGATCGCCGAGCTGCGCGGCATCAGCGCTGGCGCGGCCCGCCTGCGGGCGCATCGGGGTTACGAGCGCCTGCGATCGCTGCTCGGTGAAATGGAGACCGTCTGA
- a CDS encoding M48 family metalloprotease: MGAVSPPSTTRRAMLTVALWAGFWVLALGLAGGLASIPLMQMNYGRGLDLGGFLAGVGALVVLWALRPRDWYWVKDSAKQRSEPLGPEEFPQLHALLNEVARKVGTRAPARVLLSDSATAFIFMERKWMSLRREPVVGIGLPLFALLSRDELAAVLAHEYGHHVGGDLRLGPWVYRTRLAIGSAVESLDDSAFFLDVPFRAYGKLFLRVSASVSRQQELAADALSSATCGSASSARALRKVHAYGPAWRVYLDEDVVPLIEKSVRMPVLEGFRRFLQEARRRESTEKALAEAEQQEPSPWDSHPPLDARLQALGAKGSADIQPGPGCLELLGGEQQAEDAWFARFTRGELHTMPWEDIAPKVLLPRMTRQLAETSLNPRATPPEALPQLLAEGGKLWDRLRPTGLDLLSPEAKRQRAKVLLGDWLATSLELRGFRPELRPGTHLRFFRENEEVEPLDMVEGVATGQFPVDDYMAWCQSLGPPNPEEEKPVIPTG, encoded by the coding sequence ATGGGAGCTGTGAGTCCGCCGAGCACCACCCGCCGCGCGATGCTCACCGTGGCGCTCTGGGCGGGGTTCTGGGTCCTCGCCCTCGGGCTGGCGGGAGGGCTCGCGTCCATCCCGCTGATGCAGATGAACTATGGCCGGGGCCTGGACCTCGGAGGATTCCTCGCGGGGGTTGGCGCCCTGGTGGTGCTCTGGGCGCTGCGCCCCCGGGACTGGTACTGGGTCAAGGACTCGGCGAAGCAGCGCAGCGAACCGCTTGGACCCGAGGAGTTCCCTCAGTTGCACGCGCTGCTGAACGAAGTGGCGCGCAAGGTGGGCACGCGAGCCCCCGCTCGAGTGCTGCTATCTGACTCGGCCACGGCGTTCATCTTCATGGAGCGCAAGTGGATGAGCCTGAGGCGCGAGCCGGTGGTGGGCATTGGCCTGCCCCTGTTCGCCCTGCTGTCGCGCGATGAGCTGGCGGCGGTGCTCGCCCACGAGTACGGGCACCACGTGGGCGGCGACCTGCGATTGGGTCCGTGGGTGTATCGCACGCGTCTGGCCATCGGCTCGGCGGTGGAGTCGCTGGACGACTCGGCCTTCTTCCTCGACGTGCCCTTCCGCGCCTACGGCAAGCTCTTCCTGCGCGTGTCCGCTTCGGTGTCGCGTCAACAGGAACTGGCCGCGGACGCGCTGTCCTCGGCCACCTGTGGCTCCGCCTCCAGCGCGCGCGCGCTCCGCAAGGTGCATGCGTATGGCCCCGCGTGGCGCGTCTATCTGGACGAGGACGTCGTCCCGCTCATCGAGAAGAGCGTCCGCATGCCCGTGCTGGAGGGCTTCCGTCGCTTCCTCCAGGAGGCGCGGCGACGGGAGTCCACCGAGAAGGCCTTGGCGGAGGCAGAGCAGCAGGAGCCCTCGCCCTGGGACTCGCATCCGCCACTCGACGCGCGGCTGCAAGCCCTCGGCGCGAAGGGCAGCGCGGACATCCAACCGGGACCTGGATGCCTGGAGTTGCTCGGCGGAGAGCAGCAGGCAGAGGACGCGTGGTTCGCGCGCTTCACCCGAGGCGAGCTGCACACGATGCCCTGGGAAGACATCGCGCCGAAGGTCCTGTTGCCCCGCATGACGCGGCAGCTCGCGGAGACCTCGCTGAATCCCCGCGCCACACCGCCGGAGGCGCTCCCTCAGTTGCTCGCGGAAGGCGGCAAGCTGTGGGACCGCCTGCGCCCCACGGGCCTGGACTTGCTGTCCCCCGAGGCCAAGCGTCAGCGGGCGAAGGTGCTGCTCGGAGACTGGTTGGCTACGAGCCTGGAGCTGCGCGGCTTTCGCCCCGAGCTGCGGCCTGGCACACACCTGCGCTTCTTTCGCGAGAACGAGGAGGTGGAGCCACTGGACATGGTGGAGGGCGTCGCCACGGGCCAGTTTCCGGTGGATGACTATATGGCCTGGTGCCAGAGCCTGGGTCCGCCCAACCCCGAGGAGGAGAAGCCAGTCATTCCCACGGGTTGA
- a CDS encoding peptidylprolyl isomerase — translation MKIAKDCVVSIEYRMHLGDGNVVDESEPGEPLEYLQGYEEIVPGLEKVLEGKQAGESLKVVVGPDEGYGDYDPEGVEEVPRSEFPEDLEIQAGGVLSATDPDGDEVDFLVKEVRKDSVLVDFNHPLAGKTLHFEVTVKGVRAATAEELEHGHAHGEDGHGHD, via the coding sequence ATGAAAATCGCCAAGGACTGTGTTGTCTCCATCGAGTATCGGATGCACCTGGGAGACGGAAACGTGGTGGACGAGAGCGAGCCGGGTGAGCCGCTCGAGTACCTCCAGGGCTACGAGGAGATCGTCCCGGGTCTGGAGAAGGTTCTGGAGGGGAAGCAGGCTGGAGAGTCCCTGAAAGTTGTCGTCGGTCCCGACGAGGGCTACGGCGACTACGATCCCGAGGGCGTCGAGGAGGTTCCGCGCTCCGAGTTCCCCGAGGACCTGGAGATTCAGGCGGGCGGCGTGCTGAGCGCCACGGACCCGGACGGGGACGAAGTGGACTTCCTGGTGAAGGAGGTTCGCAAGGACTCGGTGCTGGTGGACTTCAACCACCCGCTCGCGGGCAAGACGCTGCACTTCGAGGTCACGGTCAAGGGCGTGCGCGCCGCGACGGCCGAGGAGCTGGAGCACGGCCATGCCCACGGTGAGGACGGGCACGGCCACGACTGA
- the fusA gene encoding elongation factor G, whose protein sequence is MSRSTRIDRYRNIGIMAHIDAGKTTLTERVLYFTGRIRSTGEVHDGSTEMDWMDQEKKRGITITSAATTAFWKPRHGAGAGIPHRINILDTPGHVDFTIEVERSLRVLDGAVAVFDASQGVEPQSETVWRQADRHGVPRIAFINKMDKVGADFAMSLGSLRERLGANAVAVQLPMGEGADFQGVIDLMRMQAISFTDEEGGFVDAQPIPDALRTQAEVLRARLVEACAELDESLVERFVEGRLADISASELEHALRLGTLRRQVVPVLCGAAFKKKGVQMLLDAVVNYLPAPSDLPAVEGVVPGSGERVVRGPDDAEPPVALVFKLMHDKVVGNIAFLRIYSGSLGAGTSLLNGRTQRRERVGRLMFMHANQREEVSEVHAGDLCAVLGLRDVRTGDTLSDARAPVVLESLEVPEPVVQLAVEARSRAEQQKLEEGLHRLAMEDPSLRVGVDPESGQVLLSGMGELHLEVVVDRLRTEHGVEAKVGNPRVAWRETLREPVRQEYRYVRQTGGPGQFAHVVLDVGPAPRGAGLVFVDDTRNGAVPREFVPAIEKGVRGAMERGLREGFPLVDLEVRLVDGSTHLKDSTPQAFTMAGSLALQEAARRAGVRVLEPIMAVEVTTPEEYLGDVLGDMGARRGRVTGTESRGPVRVVSARIPMASLFGYVNGLRGRTQGRAQASMHPGSYDVVPEALQASLIAAQA, encoded by the coding sequence ATGTCCCGCAGCACTCGAATCGATCGCTATCGCAACATTGGCATCATGGCCCACATCGACGCGGGCAAGACGACGCTCACCGAGCGCGTCCTCTACTTCACCGGACGCATCCGCTCCACGGGCGAGGTGCACGACGGCTCCACCGAGATGGATTGGATGGACCAGGAGAAGAAGCGCGGCATCACCATCACCTCCGCGGCGACCACGGCGTTCTGGAAGCCTCGGCACGGCGCGGGCGCGGGCATCCCTCACCGCATCAACATCCTCGACACGCCGGGGCACGTGGACTTCACCATCGAGGTGGAGCGCTCCTTGCGAGTGCTCGACGGCGCGGTGGCGGTGTTCGACGCGAGCCAGGGCGTGGAGCCTCAATCGGAGACAGTGTGGAGACAGGCGGACCGGCACGGCGTGCCTCGCATCGCGTTCATCAACAAGATGGACAAGGTGGGCGCCGACTTCGCCATGAGCCTGGGCTCGCTGCGTGAGCGCCTGGGGGCGAACGCCGTGGCCGTGCAGCTCCCCATGGGCGAGGGCGCGGACTTCCAGGGCGTCATCGACCTCATGCGCATGCAGGCCATCTCCTTCACGGACGAGGAGGGTGGCTTCGTGGATGCGCAGCCCATCCCCGACGCCCTGCGCACGCAGGCGGAGGTGCTGCGGGCACGCCTCGTCGAGGCGTGCGCGGAGCTGGACGAGTCGCTGGTGGAGCGGTTCGTGGAAGGACGGCTGGCGGACATCTCTGCCAGCGAGCTGGAGCACGCGCTCCGCCTGGGCACGCTGCGGCGTCAGGTGGTGCCGGTGCTCTGTGGCGCGGCGTTCAAGAAGAAGGGTGTGCAGATGCTGCTGGATGCGGTCGTCAACTACCTGCCCGCGCCGTCGGATCTCCCGGCGGTGGAGGGAGTCGTCCCGGGCTCGGGCGAGCGCGTCGTGCGCGGTCCGGACGACGCGGAGCCTCCCGTGGCCCTCGTCTTCAAGCTCATGCACGACAAGGTCGTGGGGAACATCGCTTTTCTTCGCATCTACTCCGGTTCGCTCGGCGCGGGGACGTCCCTGCTCAACGGGCGGACCCAACGCCGCGAGCGCGTGGGACGCCTCATGTTCATGCATGCCAATCAGCGCGAGGAAGTGAGCGAGGTCCACGCGGGTGACCTCTGCGCGGTGCTCGGCCTGCGCGACGTGCGCACGGGCGACACGCTGTCGGACGCGCGCGCGCCCGTGGTGCTGGAGTCGTTGGAGGTTCCCGAGCCCGTGGTCCAACTCGCGGTGGAGGCACGCTCGCGAGCGGAGCAACAGAAGCTGGAGGAAGGACTGCATCGACTGGCGATGGAGGACCCCTCGCTGCGCGTGGGCGTGGATCCGGAGAGCGGGCAGGTGCTCCTGTCCGGCATGGGAGAGCTGCACCTGGAGGTGGTGGTGGACCGACTGAGGACCGAGCACGGCGTGGAAGCCAAGGTGGGCAACCCTCGGGTGGCCTGGCGAGAGACCCTGCGCGAGCCTGTTCGCCAGGAGTATCGCTACGTCCGTCAGACCGGCGGGCCGGGGCAGTTCGCGCACGTGGTGCTGGATGTGGGGCCGGCGCCCCGAGGGGCGGGACTCGTCTTCGTGGATGACACGCGCAACGGCGCGGTCCCTCGCGAGTTCGTTCCCGCCATCGAGAAGGGCGTGCGAGGCGCGATGGAGCGGGGCCTTCGAGAGGGCTTCCCGCTGGTGGACCTGGAGGTGAGGCTCGTGGATGGCTCGACGCATTTGAAGGACTCGACACCGCAGGCGTTCACGATGGCGGGCTCCCTGGCGCTCCAGGAGGCCGCGCGTCGAGCGGGCGTGCGCGTGCTGGAGCCCATCATGGCGGTGGAGGTCACCACCCCCGAGGAGTACCTGGGCGACGTGCTGGGCGACATGGGGGCTCGGCGCGGGCGCGTCACGGGCACGGAGTCCCGAGGCCCCGTGCGCGTGGTCTCCGCGCGCATCCCGATGGCCAGTCTGTTCGGGTACGTGAATGGCCTGCGTGGGCGGACGCAGGGGCGGGCCCAGGCGAGCATGCACCCGGGCAGCTATGACGTGGTGCCCGAGGCACTCCAGGCCTCGCTGATCGCGGCTCAGGCCTGA
- a CDS encoding DUF2378 family protein, with translation MPSEVIVQSTLFEALVRSTRVDALMKSRLNEAGYDVDRPRASYPASVFLACQEVVLSVSYAGRPRNEALRQMGRDLVRSYFDTLVGKVVGVALSVAGPERAMKRVALSFRSVFEPVNIRSEPLGPQDWRVEFRAYPFPAESAAGTCEEALRKAGAAQPRVTLEREDSAGFDLRIRW, from the coding sequence ATGCCGAGTGAAGTCATCGTCCAGTCCACGCTCTTCGAGGCCCTGGTGCGCAGCACGCGGGTCGATGCGCTCATGAAGTCCCGATTGAACGAGGCGGGCTACGACGTGGACCGTCCCCGCGCCAGCTACCCGGCCTCGGTGTTCCTCGCCTGCCAGGAGGTGGTGCTGAGCGTGTCGTATGCGGGGCGTCCCCGGAACGAGGCGCTCCGGCAGATGGGGCGGGACCTGGTCCGGAGCTACTTCGACACCCTGGTGGGCAAGGTGGTGGGCGTGGCGTTGTCGGTGGCGGGCCCGGAGCGCGCGATGAAGCGCGTGGCCCTGAGCTTTCGCTCGGTGTTCGAGCCGGTCAACATCCGCTCGGAGCCGTTGGGGCCGCAGGACTGGCGGGTGGAGTTCCGCGCGTACCCGTTCCCCGCCGAGAGCGCGGCGGGTACGTGCGAGGAAGCACTGCGCAAGGCGGGAGCGGCCCAGCCTCGGGTGACGCTGGAGCGCGAGGACTCGGCGGGCTTCGACCTGCGCATCCGTTGGTGA
- a CDS encoding response regulator transcription factor, producing MDAPQTPAPAPPIRVFVVEDQTKILKNQLRLFEGHPELDIIGTALSGEAALEDVPRLQPDVLLLDLGLPRMSGIDVTREVKARFPHIEILIFTIFDEEDKVLEAVKAGASGYLLKGSPVDKIIEAIKEVRAGGTVIQPSLARRLLRHFRVDPDASPVPTEPGAAPTVASEPPAGAPASDNGAPSDVEPPLKPLSDREREILQLIAKGVSNSEAARLLSLSKATIRTHLEHIYRKLEVTNRVEAVTEGIRKGLISV from the coding sequence GTGGACGCCCCCCAGACGCCCGCCCCTGCACCGCCCATCCGCGTCTTCGTGGTCGAGGATCAGACGAAGATCCTCAAGAACCAGCTCCGCCTCTTCGAGGGCCACCCGGAGCTGGACATCATCGGCACCGCGTTGTCCGGTGAGGCCGCGCTGGAGGATGTCCCCCGCCTGCAGCCGGATGTCCTGCTGCTCGACCTGGGACTGCCGCGCATGAGCGGCATCGACGTGACGCGGGAGGTGAAGGCTCGCTTCCCGCACATCGAGATCCTCATCTTCACCATCTTCGACGAGGAGGACAAAGTCCTCGAGGCAGTGAAGGCGGGGGCCTCGGGCTACCTGCTGAAGGGCTCGCCGGTGGACAAGATCATCGAGGCCATCAAGGAGGTGCGCGCCGGAGGCACCGTCATCCAGCCCAGCCTCGCGCGCCGCCTGCTGCGTCACTTCCGCGTGGATCCGGACGCCAGCCCCGTGCCCACCGAGCCCGGAGCCGCGCCCACCGTCGCCAGCGAGCCGCCCGCGGGAGCCCCGGCCTCCGACAACGGAGCCCCCTCGGACGTCGAGCCGCCGCTCAAGCCCCTGTCGGACCGCGAGCGGGAGATCCTCCAGCTCATCGCCAAGGGGGTCTCCAACAGCGAGGCCGCGCGGCTGCTCAGCCTGTCCAAGGCGACCATCCGCACTCACCTGGAGCACATCTACCGCAAGCTCGAGGTCACCAACCGCGTGGAGGCGGTCACCGAGGGCATCCGCAAGGGCCTCATCTCCGTGTAG
- a CDS encoding EF-hand domain-containing protein yields MAMKKAGKTARKKTARRTTSARKAPAKKRAAAKKSSRPRKAAPRKTSARKAAAKKPRKVAARKASARKVKVSARAAKAPARKAPPAKARKAPAKPRKAAAPPVTSIFREEPEPTPFVAPVVEMVETTSAGIQPLAPEHAAVDELTSSGNELLDIFQRYDRLRTGHIEHSGFARLLEALGQNITDDELMIALDVVDPDRTGTISWMQFKTWWTSR; encoded by the coding sequence ATGGCGATGAAGAAGGCTGGCAAGACGGCACGGAAGAAGACGGCGCGTCGCACCACCTCGGCGCGCAAGGCGCCCGCGAAGAAGCGGGCCGCGGCGAAGAAGTCCTCGAGGCCACGCAAGGCCGCGCCCCGGAAGACATCGGCGCGCAAAGCCGCGGCGAAGAAGCCTCGCAAGGTCGCGGCGCGCAAGGCCTCGGCCCGAAAGGTCAAGGTGTCCGCCCGCGCGGCCAAGGCCCCTGCGCGCAAGGCCCCGCCCGCGAAGGCGCGCAAGGCGCCCGCGAAGCCTCGCAAGGCCGCCGCCCCGCCCGTCACCTCCATCTTCAGGGAGGAGCCCGAGCCCACGCCCTTCGTCGCGCCCGTCGTCGAGATGGTGGAGACGACGTCCGCCGGCATCCAGCCGCTGGCTCCCGAGCACGCCGCGGTGGACGAGCTGACCAGCTCCGGCAACGAGCTGCTCGACATCTTCCAGCGATACGATCGCCTGCGCACCGGACACATCGAGCACAGTGGTTTCGCTCGGCTCCTGGAGGCGCTCGGTCAGAACATCACCGACGACGAGCTGATGATCGCGCTGGACGTGGTCGACCCCGACCGCACGGGGACGATCTCCTGGATGCAGTTCAAGACGTGGTGGACCAGCCGGTAG